In a single window of the Manis javanica isolate MJ-LG chromosome 16, MJ_LKY, whole genome shotgun sequence genome:
- the LOC140846732 gene encoding uncharacterized protein encodes MHGARDAALRAAGCDLLRACSLTRSDGHFHSDNFAAAAAAAAATAAAPAPWARKGPRARAGGGPSVWPQGSLFGPERRQQLNRGARDAPETPGQDAGLRVRQLTPKLSAGRRRGWWPFLMLQLHLLQALIQEQIDILSCFVRTTLEECKENIPLRSRLIGPSTSINSIHLQHATRRQFIITKGTIWKIPVVNTAKIEQQQVLHKRLMPWHEFRICITLASLDSVTPRWTPTSVRGVLASAPPHRRLCCGSASSTTTTVLPLLVPPSQRGWLILTCNLKPKQSSPKVLGWLRLRDTFRENMKQVLQNKANRKADSSFLQKSSRV; translated from the exons ATGCACGGAGCCCGAGATGCAGCTTTGAGAGCTGCAGGCTGTGATCTGTTGAGGGCTTGTTCGCTCAC GCGGTCTGACGGGCACTTCCATAGTGACAacttcgccgccgccgccgccgccgccgccgccaccgccgccgccccCGCTCCGTGGGCGCGTAAGGGCCCTAGGGCGAGGGCAGGCGGCGGCCCCTCAGTGTGGCCGCAGGGGTCCCTGTTCGGCCCTGAGCGGCGGCAGCAGCTCAACCGCGGAGCCCGCGATGCGCCTGAGACCCCCGGCCAGGACGCGGGGCTGCGCGTCCGGCAGCTGACTCCCAAGTTGAGCGCAGGTCGGCGGCGCGGGTGGTGGCCGTTCCTCATGCTCCAGCTGCACCTGCTTCAGGCACTCATTCAAG AACAGATTGACATACTAAGCTGTTTTGTAAGAACAACCCTGGAAGAGTGTAAAGAAAATATTCCTTTGAGGAGCAGGCTGATTGGTCCAAGTACTTCTATAAACAGCATCCACCTGCAGCATGCTACTCGAAGACAGTTTATAATCACAAAAGGAACAATCTGGAAGATTCCAGTTGTCAACACCGCTAAAATAGAGCAGCAGCAGGTCTTGCACAAGAGACTTATGCCATGGCATGAATTCAGGATTTGTATAACCTTGGCCTCCCTGGACTCTGTGACCCCTCGGTGGACACCAACTTCTGTGCGGGGGGTTCTGGCCTCTGCTCCACCGCACCGCCGTCTCTGTTGTGGGTCTGCTTCATCCACTACCACCACAGTCCTGCCTCTCCTGGTACCTCCTTCACAGAGGGGGTGGCTAATTTTAACCTGTAATCTGAAGCCAAAACAGAGCAGTCCCAAGGTACTAGGGTGGCTGCGGCTAAGGGACACTTTCAGGGAAAACATGAAACAGGTTTTACAGAACAAGGCAAACAGGAAGGCAGACAGCTCTTTTCTCCAAAAATCATCCAGAGTTTGA